The Phaeacidiphilus oryzae TH49 region CCAGACGATCACCGAGCTCGCCCGCACCTGCGAGACCTCGGAGACCAGCGTGGTGCGGTTCTGCCGCACCCTCGGCTTCAAGGGCTACGCCCCGCTCCGCCTCCGGATGGCGACCGAACTGGCCAGCGAGACCGCCAAGTTCGGCATGGAGGCGGGCTACGGCTCGGACATCACCCCGACCGACACCCTCGCCGACGCGGTCGCCAAGATCAGCACCGCCGAGATCGTGGGCATCCAGGAGACCGCCGCCAGCATCGACATCGCGGTCCTCGGGGAGATCGTCGACCGGGTGACGGCCGCCCGCCGGGTGCTCACCTTCGGCGTCGCGGCCAGCAACGTCGGGGCCCGCGACCTGGCCCAGAAGCTGCTGCGGATCGACATGGACGCCCTCTCCTTCACCGACGCCCACGAGGCGCTGGTGCCGGCCTCGCTGCTCGGCCCGCAGGGGGTGGCGATCGGCTTCTCCCACGGCGGACGCACCCGGGAGACCGTGGAGTTCCTGCGCGAGGCCCGGAAGAGCGGCGCGTACACGGTGGCGGTGACCAACGCCCAGTCCACTCCGCTGGAGGCGGAGGCGGACGCGACCCTCCGCACCGCGGTCCGGGAGATCCGCTTCCGGTCCGGGGCGATGGCCAGCCGGATCGCCCAACTGACCGTCGTGGACTACCTGTTCGTCGGGATCGCCCGTTCCGACTACGACCGCAGCGTCTCCGCGCTGGAGCGTACCTACGCCGCAACCCGCGCGCTGCGCGACGATCGCTGACCGGCCCCAGAGGAGGCCCGCGTGCAGAACGCGCCCCACACGCCACATCCGCAGCAACCGCAGCAACCGCAGCAACCGCAGCAACCGCAACAGCCCCCCACCGCCGTCGCCGGACTGGACCGGCTGCTCGCCGATCCGGGCCTGCTGCCCGCCCGCCGGATAGCCCTGGCCACCAACGCCACCGGGCTCACCGCCGACCTCCGCCGCGGCGTGGACGCGCTGGGCGAGGCGGGCTTCACCGTCTCCGTGCTGCTCACCCCGGAGCACGGCCTCCACGGCACGGCCCAGGCCGGCGAGTCCGAGGGCCCCGGCAGCGACCCGGCCACCGGCATCCCGGTCGTGGACACCTACGAACTCCCGGCCGCCGAGCTGGACGCCGCGATCCGGGCGGCCGATCCGGAGGCCGTCGTCTTCGACATGCAGGACGTCGGCACCCGCTACTGGACCTACACCTCGACCATGCTGGACTGCATGGCCGCGGCGGCCCGCACCGACGTCCCGTTCGCCGTGCTGGACCGCCCCGACCCGATCGGCGGCACCGCGGTCGAGGGCCCCGGACTCGATCCGGAGTACGCGAGCTTCGTCGGGCGGATCGACATCCCCCTGCGGCACGGCCTCACCGCCGGCGAGATCGCCCGGCTGGCCGCGCTCCGCTCCCGGACCGGCGGGTTCGGCGGATCGCCGCTGCCCGAGCCGACGGTGGTCGCCGTCGAGGGCTGGTCGGACCGGGCCCCCGGCGCCTGCGGCCCCTTCGTGCCGCCCTCCCCCAACCTCCCCACCCTGCCCTCGGCACTGGCCTTCCCCGCCACCGGGCTGGTCGAGGGCCTCAACGTCAGTGAGGGGCGCGGCACCACCAGGCCCTTCGAGACCATCGGCGCGCCCTTCGTCGACGCCCGGCTGCTGCCACTGCTCCGCGCCCAGGAACTGCCCGGGGTGCTGTGGCGGGAGACCTGGTTCCGCCCGGTGTTCCACAAGTACGCCGGAACCGTGCTGCGCGGGGTGGCGCTGCACATCACCGACGCCGAGGCCTTCGTACCGGTCCGCACCGGGCTGACGCTGCTGTGGGCGCTGGCCGAGCTCTACCCGGACGACCTCCGGGTGCTGCCGCGCTCGCCGGACACCCCCGCCGGGGAGCCGGGCTGCGCGCTGGACCGGCTGTGGGGCTCGGACGCCCTGCGCCGCCGGCTGGAGGCGGGCGCGGATCCGCGGGACCTGGTCGGGCCGCCGTCCACCGTCCGGGAGACCTATCCGGCGGCCCTCTTCGGGCCGGCGCGCCGTACCGCGGTGGCCCGGTGAGCGCGGCACTGCGGCGCATCGCCGCCCTGGTGGACCAGGCCGTGGCGGACGGGGTCTGCTCCGCCGCGGCGGTGGCGGTGGACGTCGACGGCGCGCCGGCACTGCGGCACTGGGCGGGGGTGCTGCAGCGGATCGGCGACGACGGCGCGGAGCTGCCGGCCGCCGAGCGGCCGCCGGTTCGCCCGGACACCTGCTTCGACCTGGCCTCGGTGACCAAGGTCTACTCCGCCCACACCCTCCTCGGCCTGGTCGCCGAGGGCGTCCTCGCGCTGGACGCGCCGGTGGCGCGATGGCTGCCGGAGTACCGGGAGGGCGCCCGCTCCGAGGTCACCCTCCGCCACCTCCTCACCCACACCTCGGGGCTGCCCGCCGTCTGGGACGGCTGGCGGGAGGCCGTAAGGCGGCGAGCTCCGGACGGCGCGCCGCCATCCGCGCCGGACCGCCGCGCGCTCACCGCCGATCTGGCCGCCGTGCCGCTGGCGGCGCCGCCCGGCACCCGCTGGGTGTACGCCTGCACCGGGTACCTCACCGCGATGCTGCTGGCCGAGCGGGCCACCGGGCGGCCCTGGGCGGAGCTGGTCCGCCGGCACACCCTGGACCCCCTCGGGCTGGCCGCGACCACCTTCCGCCCCGACCGGGAGCGCACCGCGGCCACCGAGTACCAGCCCGAGTTCGGCCGGGGCACCGTCCGCGGGGTGGTCCACGACGAGGCGGCCTGGTCGCTGGGCGGGACGGCGGCCAACGCCGGGCTGTTCGCGCCGCTGGAGGACGTGCTGCGGTTCGCCGAGGCGATCCGCCGCGGCGAGGAGGAGCGGACGGCGGTGTGGATGTGGGACGACCAGTTGCCCTCGGTGCTGCGCCCGGAGGCCCAGCGGCCCCCGCACGGCGTCTCGTTGGGGCTGCGCATCGGCGAGACGGCCTGGATGGGCCCGGAGGGCTCGGCCTGCCGCGGCCACACCGGTTTCACCGGCACCTCGCTGCAGATCGACCGGGCGCGCGGGGTCAGCGTCGTGCTCCTCACCAACCGGGTGCACCCCACCCGGGAGGGCCGTCCCGTGCATCCGCTGCGCGCCGCCACGGCTACCGCCGCCCTTGCCGACTTCCCTGCTCAGCAGCATTTCTGATGAATCATCAGGAAACCCCGGAGGCGGCCGGGTCGCGATTGGACATCGGCTCGCCGTAAACCATTGACGTAAATTTCCTTGCATCGGTAACCTTCCGACGACCTTCGGACGCCGGGGCGAACCCACAAAGGGAAGGACCCGCCACGTGACCGCCATCGACCAGCCCGCCGGAGCGCCGCGGCGCGGCGCCGGGCGCCGGAGAGGACGGGCCGGCGCCGCACCCGTCGTCGGCCACACCGTGCTCGCCATCGCCTCCGCCGTGGTGCTGGTGCCGCTGCTCTTCGTGGTCTACCTGTCGCTGAAGGACGTCGCCGGGATCCTCGGCACCCCGCTCTCCCCGCCGCATCCGGTGCACTGGGGCAACTACGGGCAGTCCTGGTCGGAGGGCGACCTCGGCCGCTTCCTGCTGAACACCCTGGTGGTGGCGGTGGTGACGGTGGCGGTGATCCTGCTGGTGTCCTCGCTGGCGGCGTTCGTCATCGCGCGCTACCGCTTCCGCGGCAACCAGCTGCTCTACCTGTTCTTCGTCTCCGGCCTGGCACTGCCGATCCAGATCATCGCGCTGCCGGTGTTCATCCTGATCGAGAACCTCGGCCTGCTGAACACACTGCCCGCGCTGATCCTGGTCTTCGCCTCCGGCGGCATCTCCTACAGCGTCTTCATCCTGGTCAACTACATGCGCTCGATCCCGTTCGAGCTCCAGGAGGCCGCGGTGATGGACGGCGCGGGCCCGCTGCGGATCTACTGGCACGTGGTGCTGCCGCTGGTCCGCCCGGCGCTCGGCATTGTGGCCGTCTTCCAGTTCCTGACCGCCTGGAAGGAGTTCTTCCTTCCGCTGCTGCTCATCCAGGACCCGCAGAACATGACGGTGGCGGTCGGCATCCTCTCCTTCGTCGGCGAGCACACCACGCAGTGGCAGCTGCTGCTGGCCGGCCTGGTGATGGTGTCACTGCCCACGATCATCGGATTCCTGCTGGTGGCACGGCAGTTCCGGCGCAACCTGATCAGCGGCGGCATCAAGATGTGAGCCGCCGCGCTCCGCCCCCGGCATCGCCCTGTTCCCGCGAAAGGACGCCTCCCATGGCCCCGACTCCCGGCTTCCGGCGCCGTCAGCGCCGTACCGGCACCGCCCTGCTCGCCTGCGCGGTGAGCGCTGCCGCCCTCGGCCTCACCGGCTGCGGGACCTCCGCGGGCTCGTCCGCGGAGCCGACCGTCACCGTGTGGTCCTGGCGCGCCCAGGACGCGCCGGTCTGGAAGACCGTCCAGGACGACCTGGCGAAGCAGGGCACCAACGTCCGGATCCAGTTCCGCGCCATCAACGCGACCTCGTACGACTCGGTGCTGCAGACCGCGATGAACGGCGGCTCCGGGCCGGACATCTACTACGACCGGGCCGGCGAGGGGACCGAGAAGTACGCCGCCGCCGGGATGGCCGCCCCGCTCGACGGCTCGGTGGACACCTCGGCCATCGGCAAGGACGCGCTCGCCGCCGCGCAGTACCGGGGGAAGACCTACGGCGTGCCGTTCGCCGTGCAGTCGATGGAGCTCTTCTACAACAAGAAGCTGCTCGCCGACAACGGCGTGCAGGTGCCGCAGACCTGGACGCAGCTGATCTCGGCGATGAAGACGCTGAAGTCCAAGGGCGTGACGCCGATGTACGTGATGGGCGTGCAGCAGTGGCTGCTGGCCCTGCAGATCGACGCGATCGGCGCCTCCACACTGGACGACTCCACCGCCCAGGCCATCACCGACAAGAAGGCCACCTACTCCGATCCGCAGTTCGTCCGGACGCTGGCCGCCTTCCAGCAGCTCTCCCCCTACCTGGAGAAGAACTGGCAGGCCACCGGCTCGGCCGGGAACGAGCAGGAGACCCAGTTCGCGCTCGGCAAGACCGCCTTCATCATCGACGGCATCTTCGACACCGCGACCATCGACCAGGTCAACCCCTCCCTGCAGTACGGGCAGATCCTGGTCCCCTCGCCGGACGGCAAGCAGCCCCGGCTGGACTGGTACATAGACGGCGACTTCTCGCTCAACTCCCACATCAGGTCGAGCGCCGAGTCGACGGCCGCCGAGAAGGTGCTCGGCTTCACCGCCACCAAGACCTTCGGCGACGCCTTCTCCCAGGTGGCCGGCGAGATCTCGCCGATCCAGGGGGTCCAGGTGCCGGCCAAGTACCCGCTGAGCGTGGAGGCCGCCCACTGGTACCAGACCCAGGCCGTCAAGCCGGTCTTCGGCATCCGCTCGCCGATGGACAACCCGCCGGTGAGCCCCTCGGACATCAAGAAGAAGTCCGCGGCGACCACGCCGGGCATCTTCACCGCCGAGCAGAACATCGCGACCCCGCTGCTGAACGGGAAGCTGACGCCGCAGCAGGCCGCCGCGAAGATCGACTCGCAGCTCTCCTGGTACTTCGGCAAGTAGCGGCGCCATGGAACTCCCCACCTCCGCCTCCGCCCGCAGGGGCACGGGCACCGGCACGGACACGAGCCCCGGCGCGGACACCGGCAGCGGGACGGCCGCCGCGGCCGAGCCGGGGCCCGCCCCGGACCGGCCGCGCCCCGGCGCCGCGCCGGCCGCCGGGTCCCGCGCCGCCAGGGCCTGGTCCTCGGCGGCCTGGTGCTGCCCTGCCTGCTGCTCTTCGCCGTCTTCGTGGTCTATCCGCTGGTCTCCGGCGTCCGGTACAGCTTCTACAACTGGAACGGCACAGGCCCGCTGATCGACTTCGTCGGGCTGCGCAACTACACCTACACCCTCTTCGACTCGCAGTTCGCGCCGCAGTTCTGGCACGCCGTCGAGCACAACCTGTACTTCTTCGCGATCTCGATGGTGCTCACCCTGGTGATCGGCATCGGCCTCGCCTACCTGCTGCTCCTCCAGAACGAGCGGGCGTCCCGCCGGTACTCGGTGATCCTGATGCTGCCGTTCACCCTGCCGCCGGTGGCGATCGCCTATGTGTGGACGGTCTATCTGGAGCCCAACACGGGGGTGCTCTACTCCGCCCTCAACACCCTCCACCTGGACGCGCTGGCGGCGCCCTTCCTGGGCTCCACCACCCTGGCCCTGCCCACCATCGCGGTGATCACCGCCTGGGCCGGGATGGGCTTCCCGGTGCTCCTCTTCCTCGCCTCGCTGACCGACATCCCGCAGGACATGCTGGACGCGGCGGCCCTGGACGGGGCCGGACGGCTGCGCACCCTGTGGTCGGTGCTCATCCCGGCGATCAGGCCGACCATCCTGATGGTCACCACGATGAACTTCATCGGGGCCTTCGGCACCTTCGACCTGATCTACATCCTGGAGGGCACCCAGGCGGGCCCCGACTACTCCACCGACGTCCTGGGCACCCTCTTCTACCGCACCGGTTTCGGCGGGTTCGGCAGCACCGCGCAGTCGATGGGCCTGGCCACCGCGCTGGCCCTGCTCGGCTTCGTGATCGTGGTCGCCGTCTCGGCGGTGCTGCTGCGGCTGCAGAAGCGGTTCGCGGACTGACGGCGCCGGGACGAGGCGCCAGGCGTCCGGGGAGCGCCGGGGCCGGGAGCGCCGCGGCCGGGAGCGCCGACGTCGGCTGCGGCTAGCCGTTCGGGGCGATGGTGATGTGCACCTTGGGCGCGCCGCCGGCCTGGGTGCGGGCGAGTTCCAGGGCCTTGGGCACCTGCTCCAGCTCGCAGCGGGCGCGCAGGCAGTGGTCGACGGCTATCGCCCCGGTGCGGATCAGGGTCAGCGCCTCCCGGAAGGAGGCGAGTCCCGGTTCGAACTGGGCGCCGCTGCACCACTCCACGGCCACCGTGTCGCGGAACGCCCGGTCCACCGGGAACGGCGAGAGACCGGGGAGCTCCGGGTAGCCGAAGCAGCCGACCGTCCCGCGCTTGCGGACCGCCGCGACCGCCTGCGCCCGGGTGGCGTCGAACCCGGCCGCCTCGATCACCAGGTCGGCCCCGCGTCCGCCGGTCGCCTCCAGCACCGCCTCGGTGAAGTCCTCGCCGGGCGCCCGCACGGTGCGGGCCGCGCCCAGCCGGGCGGCCTCGGCCAGCCGGCCCTCGTCCAGATCGGAGACGGCGACCACGTCGTAGCCGCGGCGGAGCAGCAGTTGGAGGAGAAAGAGCCCGGCGGAGCCCGCCCCGATGACGGCGGCGGTGCCGCCCTCCCCGTCCCTCGCGCCCGGGGCGGAGCGGAGGAAGCGCTTCAGCGCGAAGACCGTGGTGCCCAACTGCTGGGCCAGCAGCAGCCGTTCGATGCCCGTCTCGGCGACGGCCGCGGCCGGCAGCGGGATCAGCCAGCGCCGCTCGACGGCCTGGTACTCGGCGAAGCAGCAGCCGAGCCGCCCGGAGGGCACGGTCAGCACCGGGGTGCCGGGCGGAAGGCCGGCGTCCCCGCTGCTCTCGTCGATCACCCCGACGCCCTCGTGCCCGGGGTACCCCGGCACGCCGAGGAACTCCTCGTCGTGGAAGCCGTGGTGGACGACGTGGATGTCGGACCCGCAGACGGAGGCGTGCCGCATCCGCACCAGCAACTGGTCCGGACGCGGCCTGGGAACGGGGAAGTCGGCCACCTCGACGCGGCCGGGCTCGGGCACGAAGGCTGCGCGCATACGGGTCCCTCCGAGGGGCTGCCTGGCACGGAACGCTCCTGCCCGACCAGCTTGCCGCATTGCATACAAATGATCGA contains the following coding sequences:
- a CDS encoding MurR/RpiR family transcriptional regulator translates to MSIRTSIQSQVNDYPPSLRRVADAVLTRPQIVLDQTITELARTCETSETSVVRFCRTLGFKGYAPLRLRMATELASETAKFGMEAGYGSDITPTDTLADAVAKISTAEIVGIQETAASIDIAVLGEIVDRVTAARRVLTFGVAASNVGARDLAQKLLRIDMDALSFTDAHEALVPASLLGPQGVAIGFSHGGRTRETVEFLREARKSGAYTVAVTNAQSTPLEAEADATLRTAVREIRFRSGAMASRIAQLTVVDYLFVGIARSDYDRSVSALERTYAATRALRDDR
- a CDS encoding exo-beta-N-acetylmuramidase NamZ family protein, with the translated sequence MQNAPHTPHPQQPQQPQQPQQPQQPPTAVAGLDRLLADPGLLPARRIALATNATGLTADLRRGVDALGEAGFTVSVLLTPEHGLHGTAQAGESEGPGSDPATGIPVVDTYELPAAELDAAIRAADPEAVVFDMQDVGTRYWTYTSTMLDCMAAAARTDVPFAVLDRPDPIGGTAVEGPGLDPEYASFVGRIDIPLRHGLTAGEIARLAALRSRTGGFGGSPLPEPTVVAVEGWSDRAPGACGPFVPPSPNLPTLPSALAFPATGLVEGLNVSEGRGTTRPFETIGAPFVDARLLPLLRAQELPGVLWRETWFRPVFHKYAGTVLRGVALHITDAEAFVPVRTGLTLLWALAELYPDDLRVLPRSPDTPAGEPGCALDRLWGSDALRRRLEAGADPRDLVGPPSTVRETYPAALFGPARRTAVAR
- a CDS encoding serine hydrolase domain-containing protein gives rise to the protein MSAALRRIAALVDQAVADGVCSAAAVAVDVDGAPALRHWAGVLQRIGDDGAELPAAERPPVRPDTCFDLASVTKVYSAHTLLGLVAEGVLALDAPVARWLPEYREGARSEVTLRHLLTHTSGLPAVWDGWREAVRRRAPDGAPPSAPDRRALTADLAAVPLAAPPGTRWVYACTGYLTAMLLAERATGRPWAELVRRHTLDPLGLAATTFRPDRERTAATEYQPEFGRGTVRGVVHDEAAWSLGGTAANAGLFAPLEDVLRFAEAIRRGEEERTAVWMWDDQLPSVLRPEAQRPPHGVSLGLRIGETAWMGPEGSACRGHTGFTGTSLQIDRARGVSVVLLTNRVHPTREGRPVHPLRAATATAALADFPAQQHF
- a CDS encoding carbohydrate ABC transporter permease; the encoded protein is MTAIDQPAGAPRRGAGRRRGRAGAAPVVGHTVLAIASAVVLVPLLFVVYLSLKDVAGILGTPLSPPHPVHWGNYGQSWSEGDLGRFLLNTLVVAVVTVAVILLVSSLAAFVIARYRFRGNQLLYLFFVSGLALPIQIIALPVFILIENLGLLNTLPALILVFASGGISYSVFILVNYMRSIPFELQEAAVMDGAGPLRIYWHVVLPLVRPALGIVAVFQFLTAWKEFFLPLLLIQDPQNMTVAVGILSFVGEHTTQWQLLLAGLVMVSLPTIIGFLLVARQFRRNLISGGIKM
- a CDS encoding ABC transporter substrate-binding protein, producing MAPTPGFRRRQRRTGTALLACAVSAAALGLTGCGTSAGSSAEPTVTVWSWRAQDAPVWKTVQDDLAKQGTNVRIQFRAINATSYDSVLQTAMNGGSGPDIYYDRAGEGTEKYAAAGMAAPLDGSVDTSAIGKDALAAAQYRGKTYGVPFAVQSMELFYNKKLLADNGVQVPQTWTQLISAMKTLKSKGVTPMYVMGVQQWLLALQIDAIGASTLDDSTAQAITDKKATYSDPQFVRTLAAFQQLSPYLEKNWQATGSAGNEQETQFALGKTAFIIDGIFDTATIDQVNPSLQYGQILVPSPDGKQPRLDWYIDGDFSLNSHIRSSAESTAAEKVLGFTATKTFGDAFSQVAGEISPIQGVQVPAKYPLSVEAAHWYQTQAVKPVFGIRSPMDNPPVSPSDIKKKSAATTPGIFTAEQNIATPLLNGKLTPQQAAAKIDSQLSWYFGK
- a CDS encoding carbohydrate ABC transporter permease, coding for MLPCLLLFAVFVVYPLVSGVRYSFYNWNGTGPLIDFVGLRNYTYTLFDSQFAPQFWHAVEHNLYFFAISMVLTLVIGIGLAYLLLLQNERASRRYSVILMLPFTLPPVAIAYVWTVYLEPNTGVLYSALNTLHLDALAAPFLGSTTLALPTIAVITAWAGMGFPVLLFLASLTDIPQDMLDAAALDGAGRLRTLWSVLIPAIRPTILMVTTMNFIGAFGTFDLIYILEGTQAGPDYSTDVLGTLFYRTGFGGFGSTAQSMGLATALALLGFVIVVAVSAVLLRLQKRFAD
- a CDS encoding zinc-dependent alcohol dehydrogenase; the encoded protein is MRAAFVPEPGRVEVADFPVPRPRPDQLLVRMRHASVCGSDIHVVHHGFHDEEFLGVPGYPGHEGVGVIDESSGDAGLPPGTPVLTVPSGRLGCCFAEYQAVERRWLIPLPAAAVAETGIERLLLAQQLGTTVFALKRFLRSAPGARDGEGGTAAVIGAGSAGLFLLQLLLRRGYDVVAVSDLDEGRLAEAARLGAARTVRAPGEDFTEAVLEATGGRGADLVIEAAGFDATRAQAVAAVRKRGTVGCFGYPELPGLSPFPVDRAFRDTVAVEWCSGAQFEPGLASFREALTLIRTGAIAVDHCLRARCELEQVPKALELARTQAGGAPKVHITIAPNG